One genomic window of Psychrobacillus sp. INOP01 includes the following:
- a CDS encoding 3D domain-containing protein, with the protein MKAKTMLMILVVTFSMSSVTYAADLAATSGGEGYEIYTSDSETDFILFDDALNLELAYDFLFEPLTYTVEKGDNLFRIALEHSISLESLLEWNNIEGDLIFPGDVLNVSEERFPETVNKVAAASTVARSSPPTNVSEESKVTVSSSIVEPASSGEEMIVTATAYTAYCEGCSGTTAYGIDLRANPDQKVIAVDPRIIPLGTKVWVEGYGEAIAGDTGGAIKGNKIDVFIPSYENAIAWGVKEVKIKVIN; encoded by the coding sequence TTGAAAGCAAAAACGATGTTAATGATTTTAGTTGTTACTTTTTCGATGAGTTCAGTAACGTATGCTGCTGACCTAGCCGCCACGAGCGGTGGAGAAGGATATGAGATATATACGTCAGATAGCGAGACGGATTTTATTCTTTTCGATGATGCATTAAATCTTGAACTAGCCTATGATTTTCTTTTTGAGCCTTTGACATACACGGTGGAAAAGGGTGATAATCTATTTCGGATTGCCCTTGAGCACAGCATTTCATTGGAATCGCTGCTGGAATGGAATAATATTGAGGGTGATTTAATCTTCCCTGGTGATGTATTAAATGTTAGCGAGGAGAGATTCCCAGAGACTGTTAATAAGGTGGCAGCTGCATCAACTGTAGCTAGAAGTTCCCCACCTACTAACGTGTCCGAAGAATCAAAAGTGACCGTGTCATCTTCTATTGTAGAGCCGGCAAGTTCCGGAGAAGAGATGATTGTTACCGCTACAGCCTATACAGCCTATTGTGAGGGGTGTTCGGGAACAACGGCATACGGAATTGATTTGCGAGCAAATCCCGATCAAAAAGTAATTGCCGTAGATCCACGTATAATTCCACTAGGCACAAAAGTGTGGGTAGAAGGCTATGGTGAAGCTATAGCTGGTGACACTGGGGGAGCTATTAAAGGAAATAAAATTGATGTATTCATCCCTTCATATGAAAATGCAATTGCTTGGGGAGTCAAAGAAGTAAAAATTAAAGTAATCAATTAA
- a CDS encoding 3D domain-containing protein gives MKIKIAIFTLLFISITISTASAVEPLLNQVNLPNEHMEDMPVLEDSSIVLPDPSIHTVIDGDNLYDIAATYNISVDLLMEWNGLSDHVIYPKDQLVLSSDTELVKHPDLIPPDGPGQEMIVEATAYTAYCYGCIGITAYGIDLRSNPEEKVIAVDPTVIPLGTKVWVEGYGEAIAGDTGGAIKGNRIDVFIPTYDGAIEWGRQQITLKILE, from the coding sequence TTGAAGATTAAAATTGCGATATTTACATTATTATTTATAAGTATAACTATTTCTACAGCAAGTGCGGTAGAACCATTATTGAACCAAGTAAATTTACCGAATGAACATATGGAAGATATGCCTGTCTTAGAGGATAGCTCTATAGTTCTTCCAGATCCTTCTATACATACCGTAATAGATGGGGACAACTTATATGATATTGCGGCTACTTATAATATTTCAGTTGATTTACTAATGGAGTGGAATGGATTGTCAGATCATGTAATCTACCCAAAAGACCAGCTAGTGTTAAGTAGCGATACTGAATTGGTTAAGCACCCAGATTTAATACCGCCTGATGGACCAGGACAAGAAATGATAGTGGAGGCAACTGCCTACACTGCTTACTGCTATGGCTGTATTGGAATAACTGCTTACGGTATTGATTTAAGATCGAATCCAGAGGAAAAAGTGATTGCAGTGGATCCGACGGTTATTCCACTCGGTACTAAAGTGTGGGTGGAAGGTTACGGAGAGGCGATCGCTGGAGATACAGGTGGTGCGATAAAGGGAAATCGAATTGATGTGTTCATTCCTACTTATGATGGGGCGATTGAGTGGGGTAGACAGCAGATAACACTGAAAATTTTGGAGTAA
- a CDS encoding LexA family transcriptional regulator, which yields MIRNVVFRLSDVAAGVPISVSIEFDNFLSIPKDWIVSETDTFTLTVTGDSMIGAGIDKGDTVIVNRQQSASNGWLHSTDFRK from the coding sequence ATGATACGAAATGTAGTATTCCGCTTATCGGATGTAGCTGCCGGAGTTCCTATTTCTGTCAGCATTGAGTTTGATAATTTCCTTTCAATTCCAAAGGATTGGATCGTTTCAGAAACAGATACTTTCACACTTACTGTAACAGGGGATAGTATGATTGGAGCTGGAATTGATAAAGGAGATACGGTTATTGTCAACCGTCAGCAATCGGCTTCCAATGGGTGGTTACATTCTACTGATTTCCGAAAATGA
- a CDS encoding NADPH-dependent FMN reductase, producing the protein MKVVAIVGSIREDSFNLKLAKHVQARYADKFELEILDLKPIPMYNQDIELDAPQEVLDFKAKVKAADAVLWVTPEYNSTIPGVLGNAIDWMSRVDKVMNVKPSMIMGASMGALGTVKAQMHLRDILFASGLNSPLLPMNEVYVGAAHTKFNDNGELTDKSTIEFIDTVIANFQEWMKNYL; encoded by the coding sequence ATGAAAGTAGTTGCAATCGTAGGAAGTATCCGTGAAGATTCATTCAATTTAAAACTAGCAAAACATGTACAAGCACGCTATGCAGATAAGTTTGAGTTAGAAATCTTAGACTTAAAGCCAATCCCAATGTATAACCAAGATATCGAGTTAGATGCACCACAGGAAGTATTAGACTTCAAAGCAAAAGTAAAAGCAGCAGACGCTGTACTTTGGGTAACACCAGAATATAATTCTACAATTCCAGGTGTATTAGGAAATGCAATTGACTGGATGAGTCGTGTAGATAAAGTAATGAATGTAAAACCATCTATGATTATGGGAGCTTCTATGGGTGCTTTAGGAACTGTAAAAGCTCAAATGCACCTACGTGATATTTTGTTTGCAAGTGGCCTAAATTCACCATTACTACCAATGAACGAAGTATACGTTGGAGCAGCGCACACGAAATTTAATGATAATGGTGAATTAACAGACAAATCAACAATTGAATTTATTGATACAGTAATCGCTAACTTCCAAGAATGGATGAAAAATTACTTATAA